One Streptomyces dangxiongensis genomic window, CGATGGTGTTGGCGTTGACGACGGTTCCGTTGGCGTTGACCAGGACCAACGGCGTTGACCAGGACCAACGCGTCCGGCAGCGCGTCGAGTATGGCTGCGAGGCGAGCAGCGCCTCGGGATGGCCTGCTGCTCACGAGACGCCTTCCTCCCTGTTACCGCACCTTGCCGACCGCTCCGGCCATATTGCCAACCGGCCCGCGACGTGTCACGCGAGGGAGTCTAAGCGCACGGGTCGTGCCGGCGGCGCCGGATGCGAGGGAGGTCCCACGGGGAAGTGACGCCGAACGTGTGTGACCGTGCGCCCCGGCTCCCCGATCCCTCCCCCGGACCTTTACGGAACCACTGCGTCCGCCAAGCCCCTCCCACACCCCCCGGCCGCCCGCTACGCGCCGGCGCGCGGCAGCAGGGGCACCATCCGGTCCCACCGCTCGATCTGGCACCCGTCACTGCGGTCGTACGAGGCGTCGACCGGGCGTCCGGCCCAGACGCCGGTGACATGGGCGGTGGCCGGGCCGCCGTAGAGGGGGATGCACAGGGCGCCCGGGTCCACCGGCGCGAAGGGATCGCGCCCCCACCGGGTGTTCGTGTCGAGCTCCCGGCAGGCCCCGGCCACGTCCGGGTGACGGCCGGCGCCCGGGTGACAGGACAGCTCGTACGTCCCGTCCCGCCCGGCCCCGGCGTGCCGGACCACGACGGTGAGGTGATCACCCCGGTCCTCGGGCCGGACGGGCGGCGGCATGGCACCGGCCGTGGCGGCGGGTACGGCGGTGGCGAGCGGGAGAAGGGAGGCGGCGCCGGCGAGAGACGCCAGCAGCAGGCGCCGCGCGGCACCCGACAGAAGAGAGGTCATGCCCCGTCCAACGCCGAACCGTCCAGGACGTTGCGCAACCGCCTCCCTTCACTCCTCCGGTCCACCCTCCCGCCCCGCCGGGGAAGGCCTTTGCCCTGCGGCCCGACTGCCTAGTACCGTGGGGGGCGATTGGTGACAGGGCGCTCGCCTGTGTCATCATCTGCACGCACCGATCACGCGCTCGCGTGAGCGGTTGTGCTGGAGGCGTCGCCTAGTCCGGTCTATGGCGCCGCACTGCTAATGCGGTTTGGGTCTTAAAGCCCATCGAGGGTTCAAATCCCTCCGCCTCCGCACCGATCCCGAAGCCCCGGTCCCCAGGACCGGGGCTTCGGTGTTCCCCGGCCGCGATCGCCCCTCCGCCCGGAGCAACGTTTCCGCAGGTCACAAGGGGTATGCGAACCGGATTTCACATGACGGCGGCAGTCATGTAATGTTCTTCCTGTCGCCGCGAGCGGGCCGAAAGGGCCGGGAGCGAAGACAAAACAAAAGAACAAGCACTCGTAGCTTAACGGATAGAGCATCTGACTACGGATCAGAAGGTTGCAGGTTCGAATCCTGCCGAGTGCACAAAGAAACACCAGGTCAAGGCCCTGATTCTCCCAAGTGGAGGTCAGGGCTTTTGCGTTGCGTCTCACGGAATCACTCGTCACTGTACGTGATTGATCAGTTACAGTTCAGCCGAGCAGTTCCATCAGTTTCTCGGAGCCCGCCATGAGCGACTGCGGGTCGGGGTGGACGTGGTTGCGCTTCGTGAAGGCCAGGTCGCTGTGCCCGGCCCACGCCGAGACCACCGTGTCCGGCACGCCACCGTCGGCCATCCACGACAGGCAGGCGTGGCGAGCGTCGTACAGCCGGGTCTTGCGGACTCCGGCGGAGGCCATGAGTTTGTACGCCTCACGCCGCAGCTTGTCCGTCTTCCAGTCCTTGCCGATGTGGAAGGCCTTCGATGAGGTTCTGAGCGTCAACGCCGTACACGGCGGCCTCTCGGAGCGTGTTCCAGCCCCGCAGGTAGGTAGCCACGCTCTCGGCGTCGTCCAGCCACAGCTCTGCATGCCAGTCCTCGGCGATCACGAGCCTGTCATCCAGGATCCAGAAACCGTTGGCTGTCGGGATCTTGAGCGAGGCGCCGAGCGGAATGATCCCCAGCTTCACGGTGTCCATGCCGATGATGCCCGCGAGCCGGTCGAGTTGGCTGGCGAGGACAGACGGAGGACAGATCAGGGCGTGTAGAGCCGCCTCCCACACCAGGGCGTGGAACTTCCGGCCTGCCTCGTACAACCACTCCTGGCGCCGCATACGGGCGCGGACGGCAGCATCTGTGTCGCGGACCGAGCCCTGGAGGTCTGCGTACCGCAGGAAGATGTGACGTGCGTAGTCGGCCGTCTGCAGCATGCCAGGGACGACAGACTCCTCCCAGGCGTAGATGGCCTGGGATCGCCCGACCTCAAGGTTCCAATTGTCTTGCACGGGCCGGTGCCCGGCGGCCAGTTGCCGGCGCCAGGAGCGGATGTGGGACTCAAAGCCCTTGAGCCGGGCGTCCAGTTCATCGAAGACGTCCGGCTGGCCGACGCCTCCGGCCCAGGCCCGTAGGTCTTCGCTGGTGGCGGTCTGCTGGCCGTTCTCCAGCTTGTAGATCTTGGAGTGGGGCCAGCCGAGTCGCTGAGCTAGTTGCGTGCCGGTGAGCCGCCCTCCCGGGGCCGACAGCCGGAGTTCCCTCAAGCGCAGCCCGAGGGCCTCCCTGGCCTGCTGGAAGTCTGTGCTCACTGGTTCCGCTCGCTAGTGGTCGGCGCCGAGGAGCGCCGCGAACTCGTCGTACCGGACGGACCCGTGCACCGCTGCGTCGCGGACCTGGCAGTACCGCAAGACCTCGGCAGGCTCCGTGATGACCTCGACGTCATGGAAGGCGTCCTCGTCATCGAAGCGCAGGACGGCCACCAACCGACTGTCGAAAATCCAGAAGTCTTCCGCGGGCAACCCGGAGCCGCTCCGCGTCCTCGCGCCACAGGTTCCGCACGTCCTCACCCGTCGCCGCGTTGCACTTCGCGTAGTCGAGCAGGAACAACTGTCCCTCTGTCGGCGGGTTGTCGACGACGCGGACCCGCCCGACGTACTTGCCGCTGGCCGTCTGCTGGCGGATGTTCGCGCACCACTCGCTGTCGAGGTCGCACGGGGCCGTGCCGGTGGATCAGCTTGGGCACGCGGGTGACCTTCTTGGGCCCGTGATTGACGAGGAGTTCACGCGGCACGATCACCGCAGTATCTCCGGGACCGAAGTGCTGGAGCTGGGCGATGTCCTCGGGGCCGGTGAGCGGTGTTCCCTGGACGATGATCTCACCGGAGTCGAGATCCTCGTGGGTGTGGGGCCCTGTCGCCACCAGCATCACCGGCGCTGATGCGCCCGCACCACAGCGTGCACCCCCTCGCGTGAGACCACACGAGAACGGTCAGCCAGACTGAGAGAACATTCGAGAACATCGCATCGCGGCCAGTAGCTCCCGTCCTTACCGTCCTGTCCATGGTCACAGCACGCGACGATGTTGATCCCTTCGCAGTCATGGAGTCCCTACAGGCGGCTCCTGATCAGGCACGCATCGTGCTGCCCTCGCTCGGAGTCGATGCCGGCTCGCCCGCTCTTGGGCTCGTGGAACTGGGCCGCGCGCGTGCCGACGTAGCCATGCGACTGGCAGAGGCGCTCCGACATGGCGGCGACGAGTGGGCGGCGCGGGTAGGCCCGGCGAGGACTGCGGTCTCCCGCCCCGGATGACCTTGCGGGTCTACACCGTGGACCGCAAAGGTCGCGTCACGAGCGACTCCGGCATCCACGGCTTCGAGGGCGCCGAAGCCGAAACGGCCACAAGCCTTGGGCAGGAGTTCCCTCCCTGTGCGTGCCCTCACCACCGGGCCATGAGGACAGTGCGATGAGCGCCCCCACCACCGACACCGCCTCATGGTCCCCGGAGTGCGCTCTCGCTCTCCGCCCGGGTTACGAGGACCTGCACGCACAGTGCCGTCAGACGGAGGACGTTCCTCTGCCCTACGCCACCGGACTCCTGCTCGTGCACCGCTGCACCTGCCTGTGCCACGCCTACAACCGCCAGGGCACCACCCGAGTCGCCCGTTCCAGCCAGATGACTCAGTAGCTCCCGCTGGGACGGGATCCGCAAGGCGCCCCCACCGTGCGTCCAGACCTGGACAGGCTGGCAGACGGGGCGGGCTTGAACCGGTACGGCACGACCTGTCTCCGAAGGAGTAGTCCATGACCGTCACGCTCGACCGACCTACGAGCGCCCGCACACGGAACCCGAAGGAACTCCTCAACGCCGTCCAGCCCCACATCAAGCACCTGACGATCAACGTCCTGGACAGCGGCATGACCCTCTGGGACCGTGAGGTCGCCCTGCTGCTGCGCGACCACACGATGGTCCGTGACATGGCCGAGCGCATCCTCGGCAACGCCGTCATGTACACCATTGGCTGCATCGAGCAGCCCGAGGTCCACCTGGGGGTCGGCAAGCTTGTCGACATCGGCGTCCACCGGCTCATCCTCGACACGCCGGTGTGGTGGGCCCTCTGCGACGTGTACAACGAGGGCCGCTACAAGCACCACGCCCCGTTCATCTAGCGCCGCCGCGACGGTCTGTGCCTGCGCACGGCGGACTTCCTGAAGTCCATCGGCTTCGACGTCGACGAGGAGCTGTGGGCGATCGACAGCACGGACTGCTCACCGTGCGACAACAAGGTGCCCGACAGCCACTGAACGGTCCTACCCTCGCTCCTGTCCTCGGTCCCCCCGGAGGACAGGGGCCAGCCCTTTCGAAGAGGAATCGCCTTGCCCGCACAACACGACATCGCCGCCGAGACGGAGCTGTGGGACACCTACGCCGCCTCCGCCTTCGCAGACGACGCGGAGCCGAGCTTCTGCTGGACCCAGTACGCCGGACACGGACCCGGCCCGGAACTACTCGGCAACCCACACACCGTCCTGGAGATCGGCTGCGGCACCGGCCGCGCCCTCGCCCACCTCACTCAGCGCGGCATCACGGCTCGGGGCGTGGACTTGTCTCCCGTCATGGTCGAGAGGACCACCACGAAGTGGGCCAGCACTGGAGCGGAGTTCGTGTGCTCCGAGGTCCTGGAGTACCTGGGCGAGCATGAGGACGCGTACGACGCCGTCTACTCGATCTTCGGAGCCGCCTGGTTCACTGACCCGAGCCGCCTCTTCCCCCTTGTCCGTCAGCGGCTCAACTCCGGCGGCGTCTTCGTCTTCTCACAGCCTCCAGCCATCCCCGGCGCGTACGGGCCCCAGGGCATGTACAAGGGAGGCTTCGCCGGCAAGGCGATGTTCACCTACCGCTACAGCTACCGTCCGGCGGTGTGGAAGCGCATGCTGACACGGGCCGGGTTCGCCACAGCCGACGCGCAGGTCCTCGACGCGCCTCACCCTGGGTACATCGGGACGCTCCTCGTCCGCGCGGTCGTTCCGTGACTTCTCATCCCATGAGAATGCCGTCCCCACCACCCTTGAGAACGGATTCGGTGCCCCAAGATCCTGTCAGTGACTAGGAGCGTGGGTCAGTAACAGGCAACTGGTTGGGAGGCCGTGAGCGGTGAGATCAGTCGCGGTCGTCCGGTTGGCGCCTGTGAGGCAGGGATGAGGTTCTGCCCGTCAGGTGAGCGGCCTGGTAGGGCCGTGACGGGGCCGGGGACCGGCTGATCAGCCGACCACGGTGGCGAGTCCGGCGGTTCCGGCGTGTCGGAAGATCTCGCGGAGGTTGTGGCAGGCGGCCAGCAGGCGCCACTCGCCGCGGGCGCCGTCTTCGCTGCGCAGGAGGAGCCGGCGGCCGCTCTGGCAGGTCATGATCTGGCCGAAGACGGGTTCGACGATGGCCTTGCGGCGACTGTAGGCGGCCTTGCCGGGCCTGGTCCGCAGCTTGCGGGCCATCCGCTCCTTCAGGGTGGCGTTCGCTGGTATCCGTCCGCGCGGTGCGGGCGGGACCTGCTCGTCGTGTGCCAGGCGTCCGGTGGCCATGAACGTATCCGTGTCGCAAACGAGTTGACGGTCCCTCGCGGCGTTGAGATTGGCCTCGGAGCAGTAGCCGGCGTCGACCAGCGCCTGCTTGGGGTGGCGGCCGGTGTTCGCCGCGGACTGGTCGAGCATGGTGGTGTAGTTCAGCGCGTCCGAGGGGTTGGTCGTCACGTCGGCTGCGGTGGTGACCTGGTGCTTCTCGTCCACGACGGCCTGGGCGTTGTAAGCCTGGATGTAGGCGCCGTCGCTGTTCTTCATGATCCGCGAGTCGGGGTCGGTGAAGTTGGCCTGCGCCTTGGGCTTGGGATGCGCCTTCGCGGCGGCCTTGTCCCCGGCGTCGGTGACGGCCTGCTCGTCGCTGGTGCCGCCACGCTCCTGACGGCGGCGTTCCTTGTCCTGGGCGCGGCGGCGTGCCTTGGCGGCGGCCTCGGCCTCGATCTGCGCGCGAGCGGCCTGCAGTTTGGCCAGGCGCTTCTCCCGGCGGTCCAGCTCGGCGGGCAGGTCGGTGTCCTTGCCGTCGGTGCCGAACATCTGGTCCTCGGCTTCGTCGGTGGCCTGCGCATCGGCCAGCAGCGCCTGGGCCTTCGCCTCCAGGGCTGCTGTGTCGGCCTCGATCCGCTCCTCCTTGTCGACCAGGCGGCCGTAGCTCATCGCCTTGTGCTTGGAGGCGTTGGCCTGAAGTTTCGTGCCGTCCAGGGCGACGCGGCCCATCTTGACCATGCCGAGCTTGGTCGCGAGGTGCAGCGACTGGGTGAACAGGGTGGCGAGCGCGTCCAGGTGGCGGCGGCGGAACCGTGAGATCGAGCGGAAGTCCGGGGCTTGGTCGGCGGCCAGGAACCGGAACGCGACGTCGTCGGTGCACTTGCGCTCGATCGCCCGCGAGGAGCGGACGCCGATGGTGCAGCCGTAGATCAGCAGCCGCAGCATCAGCCGGGGGTCGTATGGCGGGTAGCCGCGCTTGTCGGTGTAGTCCGCCAGCACCGGCGAGAGGTCGAGCACCTCGTCGACCAGGTCGGCGACGAACCGGGCGAGGTGGCCCTCGGGCAGCCAGTCGTTCAGCGACGGAGGCAGCAACAGGACCTGGTGCGGGTCGAACGCCCGGAACGTCTTGTCCACCGCCGCCGGACGGCCTCCAGACCGCTTCTTCTCGACCGGCTCGACCTCGAACAGTCCATCCCCACCACGCATATCGTGATCATTTCGCATGAAAGATCGCGAAGCGCTGGCGGGGCGCCGCCGGGCCCTCGTGCGTGGCAGTGGTCAGCCTTGCTGGCGGAAGTCCAGCATGTAGAAGACCTTGTCGTAGCGGTGTTCGCCGACGGCGACGAAGTCGGGCAGACGGCCGTATTCGGCGAAGCCCAGCGACCGGTAGAGGTGCAGGGCATTGGTGTTGTCGCCACGGGCGTCCAGGGTGAGGACCTCGATACCCGCCTCCCGGGCGTCAGCGATCAAGGCAGCGGTCAGCGCCCGACCGACACCACGACCATGGGCAGCAGCATCTACCGCGATCTTCTCCAGATCGGCGTGTGGCCGATGGGTCGGTCGGGCGTAGCGGAGCCAGTACCCCAACCCGACAAGCCGACGGTCGAGGTAAGCGGCACGCAGGGCCGCATCCCCGGCCTGCACCGCAGAGACGACGTAGCCGAGAAGTTCCGCCACCTCATCCCGCGAGGGTGGTTCGACCCAGCCCAGCGCGGCACCTCCACCCACCAGGTCCGCCAGGATCCGGTGGGCCGACTCCGCGAACCGGACCTCCAGTTCCGGATCGGAAGTCAGCTCCATGGCGTCAAGGATGGCGGGCACATTGGTCACACCGCTGGTCATGGCCGGATTCATGACCTGCAGCCTAGGCCAGCCCCAAGGCCCAGCCGAGGCCCCTCGCTCCAGCCTCGGCTGCAGCCAACCCGTTACTGACCCATGCTCCTAGGCACCGCAGATCATCGCAGGTGAGGGCGCCATCTCCACTGCCGGATAACGCGCAG contains:
- a CDS encoding SSI family serine proteinase inhibitor, whose amino-acid sequence is MTSLLSGAARRLLLASLAGAASLLPLATAVPAATAGAMPPPVRPEDRGDHLTVVVRHAGAGRDGTYELSCHPGAGRHPDVAGACRELDTNTRWGRDPFAPVDPGALCIPLYGGPATAHVTGVWAGRPVDASYDRSDGCQIERWDRMVPLLPRAGA
- a CDS encoding site-specific integrase encodes the protein MTLRTSSKAFHIGKDWKTDKLRREAYKLMASAGVRKTRLYDARHACLSWMADGGVPDTVVSAWAGHSDLAFTKRNHVHPDPQSLMAGSEKLMELLG
- a CDS encoding helix-turn-helix domain-containing protein, whose product is MSTDFQQAREALGLRLRELRLSAPGGRLTGTQLAQRLGWPHSKIYKLENGQQTATSEDLRAWAGGVGQPDVFDELDARLKGFESHIRSWRRQLAAGHRPVQDNWNLEVGRSQAIYAWEESVVPGMLQTADYARHIFLRYADLQGSVRDTDAAVRARMRRQEWLYEAGRKFHALVWEAALHALICPPSVLASQLDRLAGIIGMDTVKLGIIPLGASLKIPTANGFWILDDRLVIAEDWHAELWLDDAESVATYLRGWNTLREAAVYGVDAQNLIEGLPHRQGLEDGQAAA
- a CDS encoding class I SAM-dependent methyltransferase produces the protein MPAQHDIAAETELWDTYAASAFADDAEPSFCWTQYAGHGPGPELLGNPHTVLEIGCGTGRALAHLTQRGITARGVDLSPVMVERTTTKWASTGAEFVCSEVLEYLGEHEDAYDAVYSIFGAAWFTDPSRLFPLVRQRLNSGGVFVFSQPPAIPGAYGPQGMYKGGFAGKAMFTYRYSYRPAVWKRMLTRAGFATADAQVLDAPHPGYIGTLLVRAVVP
- a CDS encoding IS1182 family transposase, which gives rise to MDKTFRAFDPHQVLLLPPSLNDWLPEGHLARFVADLVDEVLDLSPVLADYTDKRGYPPYDPRLMLRLLIYGCTIGVRSSRAIERKCTDDVAFRFLAADQAPDFRSISRFRRRHLDALATLFTQSLHLATKLGMVKMGRVALDGTKLQANASKHKAMSYGRLVDKEERIEADTAALEAKAQALLADAQATDEAEDQMFGTDGKDTDLPAELDRREKRLAKLQAARAQIEAEAAAKARRRAQDKERRRQERGGTSDEQAVTDAGDKAAAKAHPKPKAQANFTDPDSRIMKNSDGAYIQAYNAQAVVDEKHQVTTAADVTTNPSDALNYTTMLDQSAANTGRHPKQALVDAGYCSEANLNAARDRQLVCDTDTFMATGRLAHDEQVPPAPRGRIPANATLKERMARKLRTRPGKAAYSRRKAIVEPVFGQIMTCQSGRRLLLRSEDGARGEWRLLAACHNLREIFRHAGTAGLATVVG
- a CDS encoding GNAT family N-acetyltransferase, which gives rise to MNPAMTSGVTNVPAILDAMELTSDPELEVRFAESAHRILADLVGGGAALGWVEPPSRDEVAELLGYVVSAVQAGDAALRAAYLDRRLVGLGYWLRYARPTHRPHADLEKIAVDAAAHGRGVGRALTAALIADAREAGIEVLTLDARGDNTNALHLYRSLGFAEYGRLPDFVAVGEHRYDKVFYMLDFRQQG